The region GCAGCGGCGCACAACTTTCCAAGACGTTTCCTACGACGTACCCTGTTGCCGCGTTTCGGTATCGACCCCTATAGTTTGGGCTCGCGGAAAACACCGCGAACTGACCTTGGCCGGTCGATCACACCAAACGCACCAGCGTCATTGTTCAGACATTTTCATGTCTGGATGTCGTGTTATGGCAGCTGTGCGCGGGACACCTTCGGGTGTGCCGGGGTTGGGTGTGCCGGTCGGCCAACCCGCACACAGCTGCCACCTTTTTCGCTTGGCCGCGAACGGTGGTAGCTCTATTTGGAGTTACACCCATGCACGACCAAATCATGCCGCGCTACCTTCCCATCGACACCTACGACGCCGACAACCCAGTGCTCTACATCAACACCCACCGAGAACTCAGCGAAATGGCCGCCTGCGCCATGCACCGCTTCACCGTGGTCCGCGATCTGACCGACACCTTGTCCAGCCTCAACCTCACCGGTATTTCCGACTGCGACCTGACCCGCGTCACCCGGGCGGTGCACCTGCTGACGCGCGAAGGTTGCGCCATTCTCAATGTGATCCAGGCGCGGGCGTTGCAGCGCGAAGAAGGGTTTAAAGCGGCGGTGTAGCGGCTGACGCCTTCGCGAGCAGGCTCGCTCCCACAGTGATTGTGTGAACACCCGAGATCAAACTGTGGGAGCGGGCTTGCTCGCGAAGAGGCCGTGTCAGTCGACATTAATGCTGCATGACACACCGCTTTCGCGAGCAAGCCCGCTCCCACAGGATATTCATCTGGCTCAGGATTGATTACCGCTCCGCCAATTCCACAACCTTCACCACCGCCGGTTTCAACACCAGCCACAACGCCGCGGCAATCAACACCCCGCCATAGATGTGCGCCATCGACAACGGCTCATCCAGCAACAGCGCGCCCCACAGCACGCCGAACGGCGGGATCATGAAGGTTACTGTCATCGACTTCACCGGCCCGATCGAACTCAGCAACCGGAAGTACACGATGTACGCAAACGCGGTACACACCAGCCCCAACCCCAGCAGCGACAGCCAGACATTCCAGCCGCCCCAGCTCGCCGGTGGATTGCTGATCACGCTGTAGCCGAACAACGGCAACAGGAACAACGTGGCACCCAGCATGCTGCCCAGCGCGGACAAACGACTGTCGAGACCGCCGGCCTGATCGAGCCAGCGGCGGGCGAGGAACCCGGCGAAGCCGTAGCAGGTCGTCGCCAGCAAGCAGGCGAGGGCGCCCATCAGCAGTTGCATATCGAACGCCACCGGGCCGGCACGGGTCAGGACGCCAACACCAAACAGCCCGAGGAACACTCCGCCAAGCTTGGCCGCAGTCAGTTTTTCATGGAAGAACAACCCGCCGATCAGCACGCCCATCAACGGCGTAGTGGCGTTGAAGATTGCCGAGTAGCCGGCCGGCAGCACTTGCGCGGCCACGGAATACAGGGTCGCCGGAATCCCGGAGTTGATCACCCCGAGCAGCATCACCGTCTTGAGTTTGCCTTTGAAATCCCAGCTGATGCGCATCAGCCCGAGGATCACCAGCAAACCGGCCGCTGCAATCGACACCCGGAAAAACGCCGTGGGAATAGTGCCAATCACCGGGGCGATGATGCGCATGAACAGGAAGCTCGCGCCCCAGATTGCCGCCAGCGACAGTAAACGAACAATATCGACAGGGCTCACGGTG is a window of Pseudomonas sp. 10S4 DNA encoding:
- a CDS encoding DMT family transporter, with the protein product MSPVDIVRLLSLAAIWGASFLFMRIIAPVIGTIPTAFFRVSIAAAGLLVILGLMRISWDFKGKLKTVMLLGVINSGIPATLYSVAAQVLPAGYSAIFNATTPLMGVLIGGLFFHEKLTAAKLGGVFLGLFGVGVLTRAGPVAFDMQLLMGALACLLATTCYGFAGFLARRWLDQAGGLDSRLSALGSMLGATLFLLPLFGYSVISNPPASWGGWNVWLSLLGLGLVCTAFAYIVYFRLLSSIGPVKSMTVTFMIPPFGVLWGALLLDEPLSMAHIYGGVLIAAALWLVLKPAVVKVVELAER